In the Rubripirellula tenax genome, one interval contains:
- a CDS encoding polyprenyl synthetase family protein: protein MPSSRRKTSHLKDVPETLELRESLRARCDEVASKLDHRSPMTKDEMERVARRMIEEADLPEGYLGWLMVMLSSSFWKDALAAVPPERRLFLLPHCLKHAEGCPAEYDQFGMNCKECGACSIADFRGLAEEMGYRVLVAEGSPVVMKIIVGGYVDAVVGVACLNVLEKAIDKVLLAGIPCMAVPLLSSDCRNTKVDEAWVDQMIRTPYVPAAQATRSYVHLMRAAGDLFSNESLDRLAPRLRSQIPLGDDAVTLQSVGAMDAIAATEHIAYDFLARGGKHSRPFITLAAYDAMTGGLCTGPDADQAVAELPMSVRRAAISIETFHKASLVHDDIEDDDAYRYGQLAVHRRFGLPTAINVGDYLIGLGYRLLSRSDWGDTDAEKVKNGDASARADLVDALAAAHLRLSEGQGAELLWRDTRDRRLTPLDALKVYALKTSPAFEAALLCGIRLAGDAEPYREAIRTFSRNMGVAFQILNDLGDWIGDDSNKLSAGGDVFGGRPTLLWALALSALDEDGQQELLSLVEPDEIRDHMTEADRLAAVRRLYEKAKVFDTALALVDKHQARAEQVADELDVEELRRLFYFLVDTVLERPEMPTPAVVSLGVTVPLQTPVQR, encoded by the coding sequence ATTCCCTCGTCCCGCCGCAAGACCAGCCACCTGAAGGACGTTCCCGAAACGCTTGAACTGCGCGAGAGCCTACGCGCACGGTGTGACGAAGTGGCTTCCAAACTTGACCATCGTTCGCCGATGACCAAGGACGAAATGGAACGCGTCGCGCGGCGGATGATCGAAGAAGCCGACTTACCCGAAGGCTATCTGGGTTGGTTGATGGTGATGCTTAGCAGTTCGTTTTGGAAGGATGCCCTGGCGGCGGTCCCGCCCGAGCGGCGACTGTTCTTGTTGCCACATTGCTTGAAACATGCCGAAGGTTGTCCGGCCGAGTACGACCAGTTCGGAATGAACTGCAAAGAATGCGGCGCTTGCAGCATCGCGGACTTCCGCGGATTGGCCGAAGAGATGGGTTATCGGGTGTTGGTCGCCGAAGGCTCGCCCGTGGTGATGAAGATCATCGTCGGCGGATACGTCGATGCGGTGGTCGGCGTTGCGTGCCTGAACGTACTCGAAAAGGCGATCGACAAAGTACTGCTGGCCGGTATCCCGTGTATGGCGGTTCCACTGCTAAGCAGTGATTGCCGCAACACCAAGGTGGACGAGGCCTGGGTCGATCAAATGATCCGAACGCCTTACGTGCCGGCGGCACAGGCGACACGCAGTTACGTCCACTTGATGCGTGCGGCCGGCGACTTGTTCAGTAACGAATCACTCGATCGCTTGGCGCCGCGACTGCGCAGCCAGATCCCGCTTGGTGACGACGCAGTAACGCTACAAAGTGTCGGGGCGATGGATGCGATCGCTGCGACCGAGCACATTGCTTACGATTTTCTTGCCCGGGGCGGCAAACACTCGCGGCCCTTCATCACGCTTGCCGCCTATGACGCGATGACGGGCGGTCTGTGTACGGGCCCCGATGCGGACCAAGCCGTCGCCGAATTACCGATGTCGGTACGTCGCGCGGCAATCAGCATTGAAACGTTTCACAAGGCCAGCTTGGTTCACGACGACATCGAGGACGACGACGCATACCGATACGGACAGTTGGCCGTTCACCGGCGTTTCGGGCTGCCGACAGCGATCAATGTCGGCGACTACTTGATCGGACTCGGCTATCGATTGCTCAGCCGAAGTGATTGGGGCGATACCGATGCCGAGAAGGTGAAAAATGGTGACGCGTCGGCACGGGCGGACTTGGTTGATGCATTGGCGGCTGCCCACTTGAGGCTATCCGAAGGCCAAGGTGCCGAACTGCTTTGGCGCGACACACGTGATCGACGCTTGACTCCGCTGGATGCGTTGAAGGTCTATGCACTGAAGACGTCGCCAGCTTTCGAAGCCGCGCTGCTTTGCGGGATTCGCTTGGCAGGCGACGCCGAACCGTACCGCGAAGCCATCCGCACGTTCAGCCGCAACATGGGTGTGGCTTTTCAAATCCTGAATGACTTGGGCGACTGGATCGGTGACGACAGCAATAAGTTGTCCGCCGGTGGCGACGTGTTCGGAGGCCGACCGACACTGCTTTGGGCGCTGGCACTTTCGGCACTGGACGAAGACGGACAACAGGAATTGCTGTCCTTGGTCGAACCCGATGAAATTCGCGATCACATGACGGAAGCCGATCGATTGGCTGCCGTTCGTCGGTTGTATGAAAAGGCGAAAGTCTTTGATACCGCTTTGGCTTTGGTCGACAAGCACCAGGCGCGTGCCGAACAGGTTGCTGACGAATTGGACGTCGAAGAACTCCGCCGACTGTTCTATTTCCTTGTGGATACGGTCTTGGAACGCCCCGAAATGCCGACTCCAGCGGTCGTGTCACTGGGTGTCACGGTGCCACTGCAAACTCCCGTGCAACGTTAG
- a CDS encoding tetratricopeptide repeat protein — protein sequence MSTVSELRIQASEALRRGDRNAAIKAANEMIRDHGDNVQAIAASADVYLRAGKPSEAVEQFDRFIEQEPDQMPYLWQRGIGLFFIGEYDKAADQFAKHRVVNPNDVENAAWHFLCIAKAQTPEKAKAMVLPAPGDRREPMDEVLAMLSTGDVASVQSRMDAVAKLSPGSRDAEDARFYGELYLGLYADAVGNKDKAIKHLRAAAKDAPRDYMGDVARVYAESL from the coding sequence ATGAGCACCGTATCGGAATTACGAATCCAGGCCAGCGAAGCGCTTCGCCGGGGCGACCGCAATGCGGCGATCAAGGCGGCCAACGAGATGATTCGTGACCACGGCGACAACGTTCAAGCCATCGCAGCATCGGCCGATGTGTATTTACGAGCCGGAAAGCCGAGCGAGGCAGTGGAGCAATTTGATCGCTTCATCGAGCAAGAACCCGATCAAATGCCGTACCTTTGGCAGCGCGGCATCGGACTGTTTTTCATCGGCGAGTACGACAAAGCGGCCGACCAATTCGCCAAACACCGTGTCGTGAATCCTAACGATGTGGAAAATGCGGCTTGGCACTTTCTGTGCATCGCCAAGGCGCAGACGCCCGAAAAAGCCAAGGCGATGGTATTGCCGGCGCCCGGTGATCGGCGTGAACCGATGGACGAAGTGCTGGCGATGCTATCGACCGGCGACGTCGCATCGGTGCAATCGCGAATGGATGCGGTTGCGAAGTTGTCGCCCGGTTCGCGTGATGCCGAGGACGCTCGGTTCTACGGCGAACTGTACCTTGGACTGTACGCCGACGCCGTCGGCAACAAGGACAAGGCGATCAAGCATCTTCGAGCGGCGGCAAAGGATGCGCCGCGAGACTATATGGGCGACGTCGCGCGAGTTTACGCCGAATCGCTTTGA
- a CDS encoding class I SAM-dependent methyltransferase has translation MHRVSLPEKQAPQPHSSPFYSHLVPAYQAVWPAVAKRRMSAAIKALNIPAGAKVLEVGVGTGLSLNSYPTNIELTGVDLSEAMLAEAEQLIAEKKWQHIDVMPMNAEELTFEDSSFDIVTSFHTISVVSQPQRMMAEIVRVCKPGGRILMINHFRSDNPLIAKVVDSAGNITKRLGWRTDIELDEVVRELPLRLDSRYKPNPLSLFTVMEATCKPEQVVLAP, from the coding sequence ATGCACCGAGTTTCGCTCCCAGAAAAGCAGGCTCCCCAGCCACACAGCAGCCCGTTTTACAGCCATTTGGTCCCGGCCTATCAAGCGGTCTGGCCTGCCGTGGCGAAACGTCGCATGTCGGCCGCGATTAAGGCATTGAACATCCCGGCCGGTGCGAAAGTCTTGGAAGTCGGTGTCGGTACCGGTTTGTCGCTGAACAGCTACCCGACCAACATCGAATTGACGGGCGTCGATCTGTCCGAAGCCATGTTGGCCGAGGCGGAGCAGTTGATCGCCGAGAAGAAATGGCAGCACATCGATGTGATGCCAATGAACGCCGAAGAATTGACGTTCGAAGATTCGTCGTTCGACATCGTCACGTCGTTCCACACGATCAGCGTCGTGTCGCAACCGCAGCGGATGATGGCCGAGATCGTTCGCGTCTGCAAACCGGGCGGACGCATTCTGATGATCAATCACTTCCGCAGCGACAATCCGTTGATCGCAAAAGTCGTGGACTCGGCCGGCAACATCACCAAGCGATTGGGATGGCGCACTGATATCGAACTCGACGAAGTCGTTCGCGAATTGCCATTGCGTTTGGACAGCCGCTATAAGCCCAATCCACTTTCGCTGTTCACTGTGATGGAAGCGACGTGCAAGCCCGAGCAAGTCGTGCTGGCCCCGTAG
- the pssA gene encoding CDP-diacylglycerol--serine O-phosphatidyltransferase codes for MSELKRGLYQTDTDTDLSEDVDSDRNAFNRDGTRRKKRKRKRRLTLAVLPTLLTLGNGVCGLAAISVAMSETLAWDNDKQLLVAGILIFGGMLFDALDGSAARMTGQESRFGAELDSLCDAITFGTAPAVLVWRYNDGVYLPLKLTWAIGTLFALCVLIRLARFNVETGDDDTHEGFEGLPSPAAAGTLAAFAIAMPELAGYAVKGVYHDNIQWIAEKTLVASHYLIPGMALVLAYLMVSRFQYPHVFQQLLRGRRAPNQIGQALFVVIGAVVLHWLVLPIAFCYYAFGSPIQSLWGKYRKQNVTDV; via the coding sequence ATGAGTGAATTGAAACGCGGCCTCTATCAAACCGATACCGATACCGACCTCAGCGAGGATGTCGATAGCGATCGGAATGCGTTCAACCGCGACGGAACGCGTCGCAAAAAACGCAAGCGCAAACGCCGCCTGACGCTAGCCGTCTTGCCGACCTTGTTGACCCTTGGCAACGGCGTGTGCGGTTTGGCGGCGATTTCGGTCGCCATGAGCGAAACGTTGGCATGGGACAACGACAAGCAGTTGCTGGTCGCTGGAATCCTGATCTTTGGCGGCATGTTGTTCGATGCGCTCGACGGATCCGCCGCGCGGATGACGGGCCAAGAAAGTCGCTTCGGCGCTGAACTGGACAGCCTCTGCGATGCGATCACCTTCGGGACCGCCCCGGCGGTCTTGGTATGGCGGTACAACGACGGTGTCTACCTTCCACTGAAGTTGACTTGGGCGATTGGGACGCTGTTTGCACTTTGCGTTCTGATTCGATTGGCCCGCTTCAATGTCGAAACGGGCGACGATGATACGCACGAGGGATTCGAAGGGTTGCCCAGTCCCGCCGCAGCAGGAACGTTGGCGGCCTTTGCAATTGCGATGCCCGAATTAGCGGGTTACGCGGTTAAGGGTGTCTATCACGACAACATTCAATGGATCGCCGAAAAGACCCTCGTGGCGTCGCACTATTTGATTCCCGGAATGGCACTGGTCCTGGCCTATTTGATGGTGTCTCGGTTTCAATACCCCCATGTTTTTCAACAGCTATTGCGTGGCCGACGGGCACCCAACCAAATTGGCCAAGCCCTGTTCGTGGTCATCGGAGCGGTCGTGTTGCATTGGTTGGTGTTACCGATCGCATTCTGTTACTACGCGTTCGGGTCGCCGATCCAGTCGCTTTGGGGCAAATATAGAAAACAAAATGTAACCGACGTGTAA
- a CDS encoding phosphatidylserine decarboxylase, translated as MSTPTSRDAAPNFDLPDQVATSQRPSVQDWMDPQLTNIQPGGGIVMSIELAWGHVRRALLRKLRPGFVERMKESRQGSRGTLPFDPVDPRDVKYYRNQETYWWSELEDPFSWRDSLPFVRVGLAELVLLGGGFVVLAIVLGWLWWPLALPMMVLAGLVVWFFRDPGRDVPSETGTVVSPADGKLVQIERIVDPELGRCVQFGIFLSIFNVHANRASLPGRVVAVKYRPGKSLNALRPESARENENLDVILSDKESITTEGGGGMYRIRQITGQFARRIVCWVRPGDVLARGEMFGMIKLGSRTELIVPDNKSLEIVAKIGDKLCAGSTTLGRYRYRMSGHTAED; from the coding sequence ATGAGTACGCCTACTTCCCGCGACGCCGCGCCGAATTTCGATCTGCCTGACCAGGTTGCGACATCCCAGCGCCCGTCCGTACAGGATTGGATGGATCCCCAATTGACGAACATTCAGCCCGGTGGCGGGATTGTGATGTCGATCGAGTTGGCATGGGGACACGTCCGGCGAGCTCTGTTGCGAAAGCTTCGGCCGGGATTTGTCGAACGAATGAAAGAGTCGCGGCAAGGCAGTCGTGGGACGTTGCCTTTCGATCCTGTCGATCCGCGCGATGTCAAATATTATCGCAACCAAGAAACGTATTGGTGGTCCGAATTGGAGGACCCGTTCTCTTGGCGAGATTCGTTGCCGTTCGTCCGCGTCGGTCTTGCTGAATTGGTTCTGCTCGGCGGCGGATTCGTCGTCCTGGCGATTGTGCTGGGCTGGCTTTGGTGGCCGCTTGCGTTGCCCATGATGGTCTTGGCCGGATTGGTGGTTTGGTTTTTTCGAGATCCGGGGCGCGATGTGCCGTCGGAAACGGGCACTGTTGTTTCACCGGCCGATGGCAAGCTGGTGCAAATCGAACGGATCGTTGATCCAGAACTGGGACGATGCGTTCAATTTGGCATTTTTCTGTCGATATTCAACGTCCACGCCAACCGGGCTTCCTTGCCGGGACGTGTTGTGGCGGTGAAGTATCGGCCGGGCAAGTCCCTGAACGCACTGCGCCCCGAATCGGCACGTGAAAATGAGAATCTGGACGTGATTCTGTCGGACAAGGAATCGATCACCACCGAGGGTGGCGGAGGAATGTATCGAATTCGCCAAATCACCGGGCAATTTGCTCGGCGAATAGTATGCTGGGTCCGACCCGGTGACGTGCTCGCACGTGGCGAAATGTTCGGCATGATCAAACTGGGATCGCGAACCGAGCTGATCGTCCCTGACAACAAGTCGCTGGAAATCGTCGCAAAGATCGGCGACAAACTCTGTGCCGGCAGCACCACGCTGGGCCGTTACCGATATCGCATGTCGGGCCACACCGCCGAAGATTGA
- the nadB gene encoding L-aspartate oxidase — MFTPRYLMPFDSRRALHRFADILVIGGGLAGLRAANAVESHQSVLVVTKDKLRESNSNYAQGGIAGVLDPDDCFESHVSDTLAAGGNLCDREIVDMVIREGPRRIEELVRWGTQFDHSDGELMLGREGGHSRERIVHARGDATGAEIMRAVIERTRKAPNIDIWEDAFTADLLTHEGQCRGAMIFDSIGQPVMVWAKETILCTGGAGQVYRESTNPPVATGDGTSIAYRAGVELRDMEFIQFHPTVLYIAGASRSLITEAVRGEGAYLVDTNGHRFMPEYDDRAELAPRDVVSQSIIRQMDRTKQSNVYLDLSHLKADHVLSRFPGIAEACKKFGLDITSDRIPVRPGAHYVIGGVTVDRQGRTSLPGLWAAGEVTSSGLHGANRLASNSLLEGLVYGAHAGEAASRAAGEQSSKLVALPISHPVHEGAASFDFADVRVSLKSLMGRLAGVERCADGLREASDSIRSFATYVMTHQFDTVEGWELQNLLQTASCMVDSALARTESRGVHFRSDFPEPDDNAWRCHLTTRVDVDGGHPQRTEQLKPSAPVEATFKADV, encoded by the coding sequence ATGTTTACGCCTCGCTACCTGATGCCGTTTGATTCTCGCCGCGCCTTGCACCGGTTCGCCGACATTTTGGTGATTGGCGGTGGGTTGGCCGGTTTGCGGGCCGCCAACGCTGTCGAATCGCATCAATCGGTATTGGTTGTCACCAAGGACAAACTTCGCGAATCGAACAGCAACTATGCCCAGGGTGGGATTGCCGGCGTTTTGGATCCCGACGACTGTTTCGAATCGCACGTGTCGGACACATTGGCCGCAGGCGGCAATCTTTGCGATCGAGAAATCGTCGATATGGTGATTCGCGAAGGACCACGACGCATCGAGGAACTCGTTCGCTGGGGGACCCAATTCGATCATTCCGACGGCGAGTTGATGCTGGGCCGCGAAGGGGGACACAGCCGTGAACGGATCGTCCATGCACGCGGCGATGCGACCGGCGCCGAGATCATGCGGGCAGTCATCGAACGAACCCGCAAAGCACCGAACATCGACATCTGGGAAGACGCCTTCACCGCCGACCTGTTGACGCACGAGGGCCAATGCCGCGGCGCGATGATCTTCGACTCGATCGGCCAACCTGTGATGGTGTGGGCAAAAGAAACAATCCTTTGCACCGGAGGCGCAGGCCAAGTTTACCGTGAATCGACCAACCCGCCCGTCGCCACCGGTGACGGAACGTCGATCGCGTACCGCGCCGGCGTTGAACTTCGCGACATGGAATTCATCCAGTTCCATCCGACCGTGCTTTACATCGCGGGTGCCTCGCGTTCGCTGATCACTGAAGCCGTCCGTGGCGAAGGCGCGTACTTGGTCGACACCAACGGTCACCGATTTATGCCGGAGTATGACGACCGAGCCGAGTTGGCGCCGCGCGACGTGGTCAGCCAATCGATCATCCGCCAAATGGATCGGACGAAACAGTCCAACGTCTACTTGGATCTGTCGCACTTGAAGGCGGACCATGTTCTGTCGCGTTTTCCAGGCATTGCCGAGGCATGCAAGAAATTTGGTTTGGACATCACATCCGACCGGATTCCCGTCCGCCCGGGTGCCCACTATGTGATCGGTGGTGTCACGGTCGATCGCCAAGGACGAACCAGCTTGCCCGGGTTGTGGGCGGCCGGCGAAGTGACCAGCAGCGGACTGCATGGCGCGAACCGCTTGGCCAGCAACAGCTTGCTGGAAGGCTTGGTCTACGGCGCCCATGCCGGCGAAGCAGCCTCACGCGCCGCTGGCGAACAGTCCAGTAAGTTGGTCGCGTTGCCGATCTCGCATCCTGTTCACGAAGGCGCCGCGTCATTCGACTTTGCCGATGTTCGCGTTTCGCTAAAGAGCTTGATGGGTCGCTTGGCGGGTGTGGAACGCTGCGCCGACGGACTGCGGGAAGCGAGTGATTCGATTCGTTCTTTCGCGACCTATGTGATGACGCATCAATTCGACACGGTGGAAGGCTGGGAACTGCAGAACCTGTTGCAGACGGCATCCTGCATGGTCGACTCGGCGCTGGCTCGGACCGAATCGCGAGGCGTCCATTTCCGCAGCGATTTTCCGGAACCCGATGACAACGCATGGCGTTGCCATTTGACAACGCGCGTCGATGTCGACGGCGGTCATCCCCAGCGAACCGAACAACTCAAACCTTCGGCGCCGGTGGAGGCAACATTCAAAGCCGACGTTTGA
- a CDS encoding lipase family protein: MLEKAIQAVDTVQDPGERKLVIHSRLTGPIRDLTFLEKSLLFAELAMISYNDEDEARRAVEIIGLPEISFYDRDGSQAYRFRNEHDCVIACRGTEPNDWNDVRADANASAVLAETAGKVHRGFKQEVDDLWPMLETALISNDQPLWFCGHSLGGAMATICAGRCFLSHIDSNPDQLFTYGSPRVGNSRYINFVKLDHYRFVNNNDIVTRVPPILLGYRHCGREVYLNRNGKIRKLSHLGRRRDRWRGFLRGLTHWKVDHFADHSIHQYINAIVKAVEEEKTQIEGGNLAKSADAFADDVHARENAPNT; encoded by the coding sequence ATGCTCGAGAAAGCCATCCAGGCCGTCGATACCGTCCAGGATCCCGGCGAACGCAAGCTGGTCATCCATTCGCGTTTGACCGGACCGATTCGGGATTTGACGTTCCTAGAGAAATCATTGTTGTTCGCCGAATTGGCGATGATCTCCTACAACGACGAAGACGAAGCCCGCCGGGCGGTCGAGATTATCGGGCTGCCCGAGATCAGCTTTTATGATCGGGATGGATCGCAGGCCTACCGGTTTCGCAACGAACACGATTGCGTCATCGCGTGTCGTGGTACCGAGCCGAACGATTGGAACGACGTCCGAGCCGACGCCAACGCATCAGCCGTGTTGGCCGAAACGGCCGGGAAGGTCCACCGGGGTTTCAAGCAAGAAGTCGACGATTTGTGGCCGATGCTGGAAACCGCGTTAATCAGCAATGACCAACCGCTTTGGTTTTGTGGGCACAGCCTGGGCGGTGCGATGGCGACGATCTGTGCAGGAAGGTGCTTTCTATCCCACATCGACAGCAATCCTGACCAACTTTTTACCTACGGAAGCCCGCGGGTAGGAAATAGCCGGTACATCAACTTCGTCAAACTCGATCACTACCGATTCGTCAACAACAACGACATTGTCACTCGCGTCCCACCGATCTTGCTGGGTTACCGCCACTGCGGTCGCGAGGTCTACTTGAACCGCAATGGAAAGATACGGAAGCTGAGTCATCTGGGCCGCCGGCGTGATCGGTGGCGTGGATTCCTTCGCGGATTGACCCATTGGAAAGTGGACCACTTTGCCGACCACTCGATCCACCAATACATCAACGCGATCGTCAAAGCCGTTGAAGAAGAGAAGACACAGATAGAGGGCGGCAATCTGGCCAAGTCCGCCGATGCATTCGCTGATGACGTTCACGCCCGAGAAAACGCCCCCAACACTTGA
- a CDS encoding AAA family ATPase encodes MTQNYVIENGFVDIDSVKLKLAHPYSAPGQWIGQKEVLMQLLACWITVDEADLPLTPRLVGSPGVGKTQLAIAAAEAHGRPLYIYQCTSDTRPEDLLVTPVLSQGGEIAYHASPLVSAMVTGGICLLDEGNRMNEKSWASLAPLFDGRRLVESIVAGITIPASKEFRAAVTMNQDESTFEIPDYILSRLQPTLGVGFPNKQDEMAILQYHLPFAEAEMLAMTVEFLQHSHELKLDFSLRDGINLLRFALKRMIQDPDHPISRDVAWQEALEKCLGEDAVDLEQLAQRRRRTLGGDSVPLGLADLFFDPDDPLHPDRDEDEDDF; translated from the coding sequence ATGACCCAGAACTACGTGATCGAAAACGGATTCGTCGATATCGACTCGGTGAAATTGAAGCTCGCGCACCCCTATTCGGCGCCGGGCCAATGGATCGGCCAAAAGGAAGTACTGATGCAGTTGCTGGCGTGTTGGATCACAGTCGATGAGGCTGATCTGCCGCTGACGCCGCGTCTTGTGGGTTCGCCGGGCGTCGGAAAGACCCAGCTGGCGATCGCCGCGGCCGAAGCGCACGGCCGTCCGCTCTATATCTATCAGTGCACGTCCGACACGCGTCCCGAGGATCTGCTGGTCACGCCGGTGCTGTCACAGGGTGGCGAGATCGCCTATCACGCCTCGCCGTTGGTTTCCGCGATGGTAACGGGGGGGATCTGTTTGCTGGACGAAGGTAACCGGATGAACGAAAAGTCGTGGGCGTCGCTGGCGCCCCTTTTCGATGGCCGTCGGCTGGTCGAGTCCATCGTGGCGGGGATCACGATTCCCGCATCGAAGGAATTTCGTGCTGCGGTGACGATGAACCAGGACGAATCAACATTTGAAATCCCGGACTACATTCTCAGCCGGTTGCAGCCCACGCTGGGCGTCGGTTTCCCGAACAAGCAGGACGAAATGGCGATCCTGCAGTACCATCTGCCGTTCGCCGAAGCCGAGATGCTGGCGATGACGGTCGAGTTCCTGCAGCATTCCCACGAACTGAAGCTCGACTTTTCGCTTCGAGACGGCATCAACCTGCTGCGCTTTGCACTGAAACGAATGATCCAGGATCCCGATCACCCGATCAGTCGCGACGTCGCATGGCAGGAAGCCCTGGAAAAATGCTTGGGCGAAGACGCTGTTGATCTGGAGCAATTGGCCCAAAGGCGTCGTCGGACACTCGGCGGCGATTCGGTGCCGCTAGGACTGGCGGACCTCTTTTTCGACCCCGACGATCCGCTGCACCCGGATCGCGATGAGGACGAAGACGACTTTTGA